The Miscanthus floridulus cultivar M001 chromosome 17, ASM1932011v1, whole genome shotgun sequence genome has a window encoding:
- the LOC136517906 gene encoding large ribosomal subunit protein eL37x-like, translating to MGKGTGSFGKRRNKTHTLCIRCGRRSFHLQKSTCSSCGYPAARIRKYNWSVKAIRRKTTGTGRMRYMRHVPRRFKSNFREGTEAAPKKSAAAAN from the exons ATG GGAAAGGGTACGGGCAGCTTCGGCAAGCGCCGGAACAAGACGCACACGCTCTGCATCCGCTGCGGCCGCCGCAGCTTCCACCTTCAGAAGAGCACCTGCTCCTCCTGCGGCTACCCCGCCGCCCGCATCCGCAAGT ATAACTGGAGTGTGAAGGCCATCAGGCGCAAGACAACTGGGACTGGAAGGATGAGGTACATGCGACACGTGCCTCGCCGTTTCAAGAGCAACTTCAGAGAAG GGACTGAGGCTGCCCCAAAGAAGAGTGCCGCTGCTGCCAACTAA
- the LOC136514888 gene encoding uncharacterized protein codes for MSNIEQSCGKAQAEGECQARRAAQCVKDAGGATACAAADSAQLQEHRAAGAVQQAAEQVAQTAQGAVAAAQSAAAAVKDTAAGAAAAVKDTAAGAAAAVKDTVSGGH; via the exons ATGTCGAACATCGAGCAATCCTGCGGCAAGGCGCAGGCCGAGGGCGAG TGCcaggcgcggcgcgcggcgcaGTGCGTCAAGGACGCCGGCGGCGCCACCGCCTGCGCTGCGGCCGACAGCGCGCAGCTGCAGGAGCACCGCGCCGCCGGCGCCGTTCAGCAG GCTGCTGAGCAGGTGGCGCAGACGGCCCAGGGCGCGGTGGCGGCTGCCCAGAGCGCGGCGGCAGCTGTCAAGGACACGGCGGCTGGCGCAGCGGCGGCCGTCAAGGACACGGCGGCGGGCGCAGCGGCGGCCGTCAAGGACACGGTGTCCGGCGGCCACTGA